A genome region from Etheostoma cragini isolate CJK2018 chromosome 4, CSU_Ecrag_1.0, whole genome shotgun sequence includes the following:
- the ppfia4 gene encoding liprin-alpha-4 isoform X3, giving the protein MMCEVMPTINEGDSAGPPRGTGGVPNGSDQEANFEQLMVNMLDERDKLLESLRETQETLILSQTKLQGALHERDVLQRQINAALPQEFATLTKELNICREQLLEKEEEISELKAERNNTRLLLEHLECLVSRHERSLRMTVVKRQAPPPSGVSSEVEVLKALKSLFEHHKALDEKVRERLRVALERVSTLEGQLASNTQELNMVRQRKDGDSLERTDGSKPTWKRLPNGSIDAHDDGGRVSELQELLDRTNKELAQSCEHSATLNSRMADLEAELANARRELSRSEELSIKQQREQREREDMEERITTLEKRYLAAQRETTHIHDLNDKLENELATKDSLHRQSEEKVRQLQEMLEMAEQRLAQTMRKAETLPEVEAELAQRVAALSKAEERHGNVEERLRQLESQLEEKNQELGRARQREKMNEEHNKRLSDTVDRLLTESNERLQLHLKERMAALEDKNSLIQDLENCQKQLEEFHHTRERLIGEIEKLRNEIDHLKRRSGAFGDGTHPRSHLGSSSDLRFSVVEGQDGHYSTTVIRRAQKGRMSALRDDPNKDYPSLRGSVSHLLGSDIEAESDLDDDVSSTLLSPSGQSDAQTLALMLQEQLDAINEEIRMIQVERESADLRSDEIESRVNSGSMDGLNVTLRPRALPTSATAQSLASSTSPPNSGHSTPKHHSRNASHHLGIMTLPSDLRKHRRKVASPVEVDKATIKCETSPPSSPRSLRLETNFAQFTGSLEDGRGKQKKGIKSSIGRLFGKKEKGRMEQTVGREGQPLPALTDFEMGIGDTMTLGKLGTQAERDRRMKKKHELLEDARKRGLPFAHWDGPTVVSWLELWVGMPAWYVAACRANVKSGAIMSALSDTEIQREIGISNPLHRLKLRLAIQEMVSLTSPSAPLTSRTSSGNVWVTHEEMENLASSTKADNEEGSWAQTLAYGDMNHEWIGNEWLPSLGLPQYRSYFMECLVDARMLDHLTKKDLRSHLKMVDSFHRASLQYGIMCLKRLNYDRKDLDHRREASQHDMKDVLVWTNEQVIHWVLSIGLREYSSNLLESGVHGALLSLDETFDYSSLALILQIPMQNTQARQVLEREFNNLLALGTDRRLEESGDDKSFRRSPSWRKRFRAREGGVGLGMMAGSMETLPAGFRMPSMSMPPSAHLMPKKQLQPEAPPPATQRLDPSAVRTYSC; this is encoded by the exons GAGTTTGCCACCCTAACGAAGGAACTGAACATATGCCGGGAGCAGCTactggagaaagaggaggaaataTCTGAACTGAAAGCTGAAAGGAACAACACcagg TTGCTGTTGGAGCACCTGGAGTGTTTGGTGTCTCGTCACGAACGCAGTCTGAGGATGACAGTGGTGAAGAGACAGGCACCCCCACCATCTGGAGTCTCCAGCGAGGTGGAGGTCCTCAAAGCCCTGAAGTCACTGTTTGAACACCACAAGGCTCTGGATGAAaag GTACGTGAGAGGCTTCGGGTGGCTCTGGAGAGGGTGTCCACCCTGGAGGGACAATTAGCTTCTAACACACAAGAG TTGAACATGGTGAGACAAAGGAAGGATGGTGACTCATTGGAGCGAACAGATGGATCCAAACCTACATGGAAG AGACTGCCCAACGGCTCCATAGATGCTCACGATGATGGCGGCCGGGTGTCCGAGCTTCAGGAGCTTCTGGATCGGACCAATAAGGAGCTGGCCCAGAGCTGTGAGCACTCCGCCACTCTCAACAGTCGCATGGCCGACCTCGAGGCAGAGCTCGCAAATGCACGGCGAGAACTGAGCCGCAGCGaggagctgtcaatcaaacaacaaagggAACAGAGAGAG AGAGAGGACATGGAGGAAAGGATAACAACATTAGAAAAACGCTACCTGGCTGCTCAGCGGGAGACCACACACATCCACGACCTCAACGACAAACTGGAGAATGAGCTGGCCACTAAGGACTCCCTGCACCGACAG agcGAGGAGAAGGTGCGCCAGCTGCAGGAGATGCTGGAGATGGCAGAGCAGAGGTTGGCTCAGACCATGAGGAAGGCTGAGACCCTGCCAGAGGTGGAGGCTGAGCTGGCACAGAGAGTGGCAGCACTTTCAAAG GCTGAAGAGCGCCATGGCAACGTGGAAGAGCGGCTCAGACAGCTGGAGTCACAACTTGAGGAGAAGAACCAAGAACTAGGAAGg GCTCgccaaagagagaaaatgaatgagGAACACAACAAACGTTTGTCAGACACCGTGGATCGTCTGCTCACTGAATCCAATGAAAGACTGCAGCTCCATTTGAAAGAGCGCATGGCTGCCCTGGAGGACAAG AACTCCCTCATTCAGGACCTTGAGAACTGCCAGAAACAGCTTGAAGAATTCCATCACACCAGG GAACGGCTGATTGGAGAGATTGAGAAGTTAAGAAATGAGATTGACCACTTGAAACGCCGCAGTGGGGCATTTGGAGATGGAACTCACCCTCG GTCTCACCTGGGTAGCTCCAGCGACCTACGCTTCTCTGTGGTGGAGGGCCAAGATGGCCACTACAGCACAACAGTGATCAGGCGGGCACAGAAGGGCAGAATGTCAGCACTACGAGACGACCCAAACAAG GACTACCCATCTCTGCGTGGGAGCGTCAGCCACCTCCTCGGCAGCGACATCGAAGCAGAATCAGACTTGGATGATGACGTTAGCTCGACTCTGCTTTCCCCCAGCGGCCAATCTGACGCTCAGACTCTCGCTCTGATGCTGCAAGAGCAGCTTGACGCTATCAATGAGGAGATAAG GATGATCCAAGTGGAAAGAGAGTCAGCAGACCTCCGATCTGACGAGATTGAGTCTCGCGTGAACAGCGGTAGCATGGACGGACTCAATGTGACACTTCGACCCCGGGCGCTACCCACCTCCGCCACCGCACAGTCCCTGGCATCATCCACCTCCCCGCCCAACAGTGGCCACTCCACACCAAAGCACCACTCACGCAATGCCAGCCACCATCTAGGCATCATGACTCTG CCAAGTGACTTGAGGAAACACCGCAGGAAAGTAGCA TCTCCAGTGGAAGTGGACAAAGCTACTATCAAGTGTGAGACATCGCCTCCCTCGTCCCCCCGCAGTTTACGGCTAGAAACCAATTTTGCTCAGTTCACAGGCAGTCTCGAGGACGGCCGagg CAAGCAGAAGAAAGGCATCAAGTCATCTATTGGCCGATTGTTTGGGAAGAAGGAGAAGGGTCGAATGGAGCAGACTGTAGGCAGGGAAGGACAACCTCTACCAGCCTTGACAG ACTTTGAGATGGGCATTGGTGACACTATGACTCTGGGAAAACTGGGCACACAGGCTGAGAGGGACCGCAGgatgaagaaaaa ACATGAGCTTCTGGAAGACGCCAGGAAAAGAGGCCTACCATTTGCACATTGGGACGGCCCTACTGTTGTCTCCTGGCTAGAG CTGTGGGTGGGTATGCCAGCGTGGTATGTGGCAGCCTGTCGTGCCAACGTGAAGAGCGGAGCCATCATGTCAGCTCTGTCCGACACAGAGATTCAGAGGGAGATTGGCATCAGCAATCCTCTGCACCGACTCAAACTTCGCTTGGCCATCCAGGAGATGGTGTCGCTCACCAGCCCGTCTGCACCACTTACCTCCAGAACg TCCTCCGGAAATGTTTGGGTGACTCATGAAGAGATGGAGAACCTGGCTTCCTCCACTAAAGCG GACAATGAGGAGGGCAGCTGGGCACAG ACTCTGGCGTATGGCGATATGAATCATGAGTGGATAGGGAACGAGTGGCTGCCCAGCCTCGGCCTGCCTCAGTACCGCTCCTACTTTATGGAGTGTCTGGTGGACGCTCGCATGCTGGACCACCTGACCAAGAAGGACCTAAGGAGCCACCTCAAGATGGTGGACAGCTTCCACAG GGCTAGTCTGCAGTATGGGATTATGTGCTTGAAGAGACTCAATTATGACAGGAAAGACCTGGATCACCGGAGAGAGGCCAGCCAACACGACATGAAAG ATGTGTTGGTTTGGACCAATGAGCAGGTGATCCACTGGGTCCTGTCCATTGGTTTGAGGGAGTACAGCAGCAACCTGTTGGAGAGCGGTGTCCACGGAGCGCTACTGTCTCTGGACGAGACCTTCGACTACAGCAGCCTAGCCCTCATCCTGCAAATCCCTATGCAGAATACACAG GCCCGGCAGGTTCTGGAGAGGGAGTTCAACAACCTGTTAGCCTTGGGGACCGACCGTCGACTAGAGGAG AGTGGGGATGACAAGTCTTTTCGACGCTCTCCATCGTGGCGCAAGAGGTTTCGAGCACGTGAGGGAGGGGTAGGGCTCGGCATGATGGCGGGCTCCATGGAAACGCTGCCTGCTGGCTTTCGCATGCCTTCCATGTCCATGCCGCCCTCTGCTCATTTAATGCCCAAGAAACAGCTCCAGCCTGAAG CTCCTCCCCCAGCAACCCAGAGACTGGACCCCTCGGCCGTGCGGACCTATTCATGCTAA
- the ppfia4 gene encoding liprin-alpha-4 isoform X8: MNPTVKIHLQNGTHFNTYMYQEFATLTKELNICREQLLEKEEEISELKAERNNTRLLLEHLECLVSRHERSLRMTVVKRQAPPPSGVSSEVEVLKALKSLFEHHKALDEKVRERLRVALERVSTLEGQLASNTQELNMVRQRKDGDSLERTDGSKPTWKRLPNGSIDAHDDGGRVSELQELLDRTNKELAQSCEHSATLNSRMADLEAELANARRELSRSEELSIKQQREQREREDMEERITTLEKRYLAAQRETTHIHDLNDKLENELATKDSLHRQSEEKVRQLQEMLEMAEQRLAQTMRKAETLPEVEAELAQRVAALSKAEERHGNVEERLRQLESQLEEKNQELGRARQREKMNEEHNKRLSDTVDRLLTESNERLQLHLKERMAALEDKNSLIQDLENCQKQLEEFHHTRERLIGEIEKLRNEIDHLKRRSGAFGDGTHPRSHLGSSSDLRFSVVEGQDGHYSTTVIRRAQKGRMSALRDDPNKVFAVFEQDYPSLRGSVSHLLGSDIEAESDLDDDVSSTLLSPSGQSDAQTLALMLQEQLDAINEEIRMIQVERESADLRSDEIESRVNSGSMDGLNVTLRPRALPTSATAQSLASSTSPPNSGHSTPKHHSRNASHHLGIMTLPSDLRKHRRKVASPVEVDKATIKCETSPPSSPRSLRLETNFAQFTGSLEDGRGKQKKGIKSSIGRLFGKKEKGRMEQTVGREGQPLPALTDFEMGIGDTMTLGKLGTQAERDRRMKKKHELLEDARKRGLPFAHWDGPTVVSWLELWVGMPAWYVAACRANVKSGAIMSALSDTEIQREIGISNPLHRLKLRLAIQEMVSLTSPSAPLTSRTSSGNVWVTHEEMENLASSTKADNEEGSWAQTLAYGDMNHEWIGNEWLPSLGLPQYRSYFMECLVDARMLDHLTKKDLRSHLKMVDSFHRASLQYGIMCLKRLNYDRKDLDHRREASQHDMKDVLVWTNEQVIHWVLSIGLREYSSNLLESGVHGALLSLDETFDYSSLALILQIPMQNTQARQVLEREFNNLLALGTDRRLEESGDDKSFRRSPSWRKRFRAREGGVGLGMMAGSMETLPAGFRMPSMSMPPSAHLMPKKQLQPEAPPPATQRLDPSAVRTYSC, encoded by the exons ATGAACCCAACAGTGAAGATCCACCTTCAGAATGGGACCCACTTTAACACCTACATGTACCAG GAGTTTGCCACCCTAACGAAGGAACTGAACATATGCCGGGAGCAGCTactggagaaagaggaggaaataTCTGAACTGAAAGCTGAAAGGAACAACACcagg TTGCTGTTGGAGCACCTGGAGTGTTTGGTGTCTCGTCACGAACGCAGTCTGAGGATGACAGTGGTGAAGAGACAGGCACCCCCACCATCTGGAGTCTCCAGCGAGGTGGAGGTCCTCAAAGCCCTGAAGTCACTGTTTGAACACCACAAGGCTCTGGATGAAaag GTACGTGAGAGGCTTCGGGTGGCTCTGGAGAGGGTGTCCACCCTGGAGGGACAATTAGCTTCTAACACACAAGAG TTGAACATGGTGAGACAAAGGAAGGATGGTGACTCATTGGAGCGAACAGATGGATCCAAACCTACATGGAAG AGACTGCCCAACGGCTCCATAGATGCTCACGATGATGGCGGCCGGGTGTCCGAGCTTCAGGAGCTTCTGGATCGGACCAATAAGGAGCTGGCCCAGAGCTGTGAGCACTCCGCCACTCTCAACAGTCGCATGGCCGACCTCGAGGCAGAGCTCGCAAATGCACGGCGAGAACTGAGCCGCAGCGaggagctgtcaatcaaacaacaaagggAACAGAGAGAG AGAGAGGACATGGAGGAAAGGATAACAACATTAGAAAAACGCTACCTGGCTGCTCAGCGGGAGACCACACACATCCACGACCTCAACGACAAACTGGAGAATGAGCTGGCCACTAAGGACTCCCTGCACCGACAG agcGAGGAGAAGGTGCGCCAGCTGCAGGAGATGCTGGAGATGGCAGAGCAGAGGTTGGCTCAGACCATGAGGAAGGCTGAGACCCTGCCAGAGGTGGAGGCTGAGCTGGCACAGAGAGTGGCAGCACTTTCAAAG GCTGAAGAGCGCCATGGCAACGTGGAAGAGCGGCTCAGACAGCTGGAGTCACAACTTGAGGAGAAGAACCAAGAACTAGGAAGg GCTCgccaaagagagaaaatgaatgagGAACACAACAAACGTTTGTCAGACACCGTGGATCGTCTGCTCACTGAATCCAATGAAAGACTGCAGCTCCATTTGAAAGAGCGCATGGCTGCCCTGGAGGACAAG AACTCCCTCATTCAGGACCTTGAGAACTGCCAGAAACAGCTTGAAGAATTCCATCACACCAGG GAACGGCTGATTGGAGAGATTGAGAAGTTAAGAAATGAGATTGACCACTTGAAACGCCGCAGTGGGGCATTTGGAGATGGAACTCACCCTCG GTCTCACCTGGGTAGCTCCAGCGACCTACGCTTCTCTGTGGTGGAGGGCCAAGATGGCCACTACAGCACAACAGTGATCAGGCGGGCACAGAAGGGCAGAATGTCAGCACTACGAGACGACCCAAACAAG gtgtttgctgtgtttgaaCAGGACTACCCATCTCTGCGTGGGAGCGTCAGCCACCTCCTCGGCAGCGACATCGAAGCAGAATCAGACTTGGATGATGACGTTAGCTCGACTCTGCTTTCCCCCAGCGGCCAATCTGACGCTCAGACTCTCGCTCTGATGCTGCAAGAGCAGCTTGACGCTATCAATGAGGAGATAAG GATGATCCAAGTGGAAAGAGAGTCAGCAGACCTCCGATCTGACGAGATTGAGTCTCGCGTGAACAGCGGTAGCATGGACGGACTCAATGTGACACTTCGACCCCGGGCGCTACCCACCTCCGCCACCGCACAGTCCCTGGCATCATCCACCTCCCCGCCCAACAGTGGCCACTCCACACCAAAGCACCACTCACGCAATGCCAGCCACCATCTAGGCATCATGACTCTG CCAAGTGACTTGAGGAAACACCGCAGGAAAGTAGCA TCTCCAGTGGAAGTGGACAAAGCTACTATCAAGTGTGAGACATCGCCTCCCTCGTCCCCCCGCAGTTTACGGCTAGAAACCAATTTTGCTCAGTTCACAGGCAGTCTCGAGGACGGCCGagg CAAGCAGAAGAAAGGCATCAAGTCATCTATTGGCCGATTGTTTGGGAAGAAGGAGAAGGGTCGAATGGAGCAGACTGTAGGCAGGGAAGGACAACCTCTACCAGCCTTGACAG ACTTTGAGATGGGCATTGGTGACACTATGACTCTGGGAAAACTGGGCACACAGGCTGAGAGGGACCGCAGgatgaagaaaaa ACATGAGCTTCTGGAAGACGCCAGGAAAAGAGGCCTACCATTTGCACATTGGGACGGCCCTACTGTTGTCTCCTGGCTAGAG CTGTGGGTGGGTATGCCAGCGTGGTATGTGGCAGCCTGTCGTGCCAACGTGAAGAGCGGAGCCATCATGTCAGCTCTGTCCGACACAGAGATTCAGAGGGAGATTGGCATCAGCAATCCTCTGCACCGACTCAAACTTCGCTTGGCCATCCAGGAGATGGTGTCGCTCACCAGCCCGTCTGCACCACTTACCTCCAGAACg TCCTCCGGAAATGTTTGGGTGACTCATGAAGAGATGGAGAACCTGGCTTCCTCCACTAAAGCG GACAATGAGGAGGGCAGCTGGGCACAG ACTCTGGCGTATGGCGATATGAATCATGAGTGGATAGGGAACGAGTGGCTGCCCAGCCTCGGCCTGCCTCAGTACCGCTCCTACTTTATGGAGTGTCTGGTGGACGCTCGCATGCTGGACCACCTGACCAAGAAGGACCTAAGGAGCCACCTCAAGATGGTGGACAGCTTCCACAG GGCTAGTCTGCAGTATGGGATTATGTGCTTGAAGAGACTCAATTATGACAGGAAAGACCTGGATCACCGGAGAGAGGCCAGCCAACACGACATGAAAG ATGTGTTGGTTTGGACCAATGAGCAGGTGATCCACTGGGTCCTGTCCATTGGTTTGAGGGAGTACAGCAGCAACCTGTTGGAGAGCGGTGTCCACGGAGCGCTACTGTCTCTGGACGAGACCTTCGACTACAGCAGCCTAGCCCTCATCCTGCAAATCCCTATGCAGAATACACAG GCCCGGCAGGTTCTGGAGAGGGAGTTCAACAACCTGTTAGCCTTGGGGACCGACCGTCGACTAGAGGAG AGTGGGGATGACAAGTCTTTTCGACGCTCTCCATCGTGGCGCAAGAGGTTTCGAGCACGTGAGGGAGGGGTAGGGCTCGGCATGATGGCGGGCTCCATGGAAACGCTGCCTGCTGGCTTTCGCATGCCTTCCATGTCCATGCCGCCCTCTGCTCATTTAATGCCCAAGAAACAGCTCCAGCCTGAAG CTCCTCCCCCAGCAACCCAGAGACTGGACCCCTCGGCCGTGCGGACCTATTCATGCTAA